From the genome of uncultured Bacteroides sp.:
GGAACAATAATAGATTCAGCTTTTTTGTCTAAGAGTTGAAATGCGGCTTCTGCCTTATTTTTAAGCATATAATCCAATGGCGCTAGCGTCCTTCTTCGTGGAGCAAATAACTCATCACAAATCACTTTATTCACAGTGTAAAGTGCTATTTCAAATGTACTAAGTGCAGGATCCGATTCGGAAAATATTTTAATGAAGTTGAATGCAGCAAAGTCACTATAATTATCCACACAATTTGATTGGTAGTCACCATCATTATCCCTTATAATAGCTGTTTTTATATTTAAGGCTTTTGCTATTTCCAAATAACGCTTAAAGCTTGTTCCGTCAACAGAAATTATATGTATTCCTGCAAGTTCTAATTCAACAGTTTTGACGGTTTTGTAAAAGGATTCCATAAGAATAAACTCTGCATCACCCTCAACAAGAATAACTTTCTGTGAAAGTACAAATTCAAGAATATTATTATCAGGAGCTTTTATAAAATATTTAGCAGTGTCTACATCAATACTCTTTAAAAGAACAGGTGTACTACTGTTACTATTTAATAGAATTGAGTTTCTAAGATTTAATCTGGTGCTGATTAAGTTGCTATGAGTTGAAATAATTATTTGTTTTTGGGAAGAGCCACTAATCTCACGAATTAATCTTTTCATGTTGGTATGGCTTAAATGATTTTCAGGTTCCTCTAAAAGAATTATATCAATGCTTTCCTCAGTTCTGCTCAATGCAAACTTCGTTTTGATAAAGCACTGAATTCCTTTTCCCTTATTTTCAATGCTTATATTATTTTCGGTTAATGTCAAATCCGTTTCCAGATTTGATTTTGAATTGCTTCTAATTGAAAAATCGTAATCTTGTACTTTGCTGTTTAGTGAAGTTAAAACCGTGTTTTTATAGGTTTCTTTATGTTTTCTGTATTCATTCTGGTGAATGTTTTTTTCCACTGAACTTGAAAATACATTGTACATGTCTTTAACGTATTCTTTAATTGCATATTCAGTACTAATTTGGCTATTATCAACTAGAATGTGTCTTAAATACTTTTTATATCCAGAATAGGTTTCTCCAGAGAAAGTAGAAAACTTAATATTATAAAATTCAAAGGGGAATACTGGTTCAGGTTGTAAAAGAATAGCTTTGATATCTTTGCTTATATCATCGTTTGGTACAATTTCAAGTTTCAATCCGTCACAAATAATTTCGTCAGAGTTATTTTTTCCTGAAAGTTCAAAGTTATGTTGCTCGTTAAAATAAACTTCTATAAATACAGTTGGTAATTTTTCATATTTCTTGTCCGAAGATAAATAATCAGATATGACTGTGGCATTAAATATGTTTTCTAAACCAAAGGTTTCTACTTTACCTCTACTACCACTTAAAACAAGATTTATTGCTTCAATTAATGTGCTTTTGCCAGATTCATTATCTCCTACGAGAATGTTCTTATTTTCAACAAAATCAACAGTGAAAGTTTTAAACCTTTTGAAGTTTTTTAGTTTAATCTTCGAGATAAATTTCATACTATTGCAATTTTAGTTAACGTTGTATCGTTCTTTATTCTTTCTTTTAGCCTTGCACCTAATCGAGTCAAGCCAAGGGATCCCACTTCAACGTCCTCACGAAACCCTACTTAATAGTCTCCACCACACAGTTCTTCATGTTATTAAATCACCTAAAATTAATTCATCTGGTTGAATAATCTCTCAGACACACTACTAATTTATAGATATATCAATCCCCTGTGTGCAAACAGGTTGGAATTCTCTTTGTATTTCGTTCGCAGGTAGTTGACTGCTGCTAGTTATTAGCATAAGCTGTGCACTTTTTTAGTCTTTTACGGTGTATAACTTAATTTGCAAATGTATTAAAAAATACATTACAATCAATCAAACAAACTTAATATTTTAAGTATTTCTTTTCATTTACATACGTGTGTATTTCTGTCATCTTTGAACCCTATTTTTTCCACTTTCAGTAATTAGCAAAAGAAAGAGGGTGGAATGGAATAGCTAGTTGTCAGCAATAAAATATTAAAAGCCTAAATAAGATGACGGGATTTAATCTCTAAATACTTATTTATAACATCGACCGACAATTTATCGGGCGTAGTGAGTAATGAGTAAACGGCATGTTGTTTCAGGGTAGAGACCACCAACCGCTTTTCGAAAGCAAACTTTTCGGCTATTGTTTGCTGACAATACTCCTCAGTAGTGCCGGGATTCTTCTCTATAAAAGTATTCAGCTCGGCATTTTCAAAGAAAACAACCAGCACCAGATGCTGACGTGCCAGCTGACGAAGGTAGCTCAGTTGACGACCCATACCTACAATACTGTCAAAATTGGTATAGATAATAAGGAAACTTCGTTTGCTAATGTGTTTGTTCAGATGAATATAGAGCGAAGAATAGTCGCTTTCTCCAAAGGTTGTGCTCTGGTTATACAGATTTTCAAGCAATAGTTGCATCTGTCCCTCCTTTTTAGAGGCAGGAACAAAAGAGTCGAACTGCCGTTCAAAGGTTATCAGTCCGGCGTTATCATCCTTATGAATGGCAATATACGAAAGAACGAGTGAAGCATTAATGGCATAATCAAGCAAAGTCATTCCCTGAAAGGCCGATTGCATCACCCTCCCCTTGTCAATAACATTATATATATGTTGCGACCTTTCACTTTGAAAGGTATTTACCATTAGTTGATGCCTGCGTGCAGTGGCTTTCCAATTGATAGTACGGTAATCATCTCCCTTTACATACTCCTTTATCTGTTCGAACTCTGTATGATGCCCTAACTGTCTCACCTTTTTAATTCCAATTTCCGTGAGTTTGTTCGACATCGCCATCAACTCATATTCATGAAGCATCAGGTATGACGGGTAAACCTTCACGGAAGCAGGAGTGCCGCAATTATATCTGCGTGCAATCAATCCCAGAGAAGTGCTGGTAAAAATGCGGATTACTCCGAAAGAGTACTCCCCTCTTTTCACCGGACAGAGGTTATACTCTATCGTTTTACTCTTATTTGCATCCAGGCTCAGGTGAAAAGCCACATCGCGGCGCTGAAAAATAACGGGAATCTCATCAATCACTTCCAAATGGACG
Proteins encoded in this window:
- a CDS encoding AAA family ATPase; translation: MKFISKIKLKNFKRFKTFTVDFVENKNILVGDNESGKSTLIEAINLVLSGSRGKVETFGLENIFNATVISDYLSSDKKYEKLPTVFIEVYFNEQHNFELSGKNNSDEIICDGLKLEIVPNDDISKDIKAILLQPEPVFPFEFYNIKFSTFSGETYSGYKKYLRHILVDNSQISTEYAIKEYVKDMYNVFSSSVEKNIHQNEYRKHKETYKNTVLTSLNSKVQDYDFSIRSNSKSNLETDLTLTENNISIENKGKGIQCFIKTKFALSRTEESIDIILLEEPENHLSHTNMKRLIREISGSSQKQIIISTHSNLISTRLNLRNSILLNSNSSTPVLLKSIDVDTAKYFIKAPDNNILEFVLSQKVILVEGDAEFILMESFYKTVKTVELELAGIHIISVDGTSFKRYLEIAKALNIKTAIIRDNDGDYQSNCVDNYSDFAAFNFIKIFSESDPALSTFEIALYTVNKVICDELFAPRRRTLAPLDYMLKNKAEAAFQLLDKKAESIIVPQYITDAIEWISE
- a CDS encoding DUF58 domain-containing protein, with the protein product MFLTKRFYLFCIVLILLLGTGYMVTSLFLVAQIGVLALILAVLFDIWQLYWRSSINGSRSCAERFSNGDDNPVKIYIENNYPFTVHLEVIDEIPVIFQRRDVAFHLSLDANKSKTIEYNLCPVKRGEYSFGVIRIFTSTSLGLIARRYNCGTPASVKVYPSYLMLHEYELMAMSNKLTEIGIKKVRQLGHHTEFEQIKEYVKGDDYRTINWKATARRHQLMVNTFQSERSQHIYNVIDKGRVMQSAFQGMTLLDYAINASLVLSYIAIHKDDNAGLITFERQFDSFVPASKKEGQMQLLLENLYNQSTTFGESDYSSLYIHLNKHISKRSFLIIYTNFDSIVGMGRQLSYLRQLARQHLVLVVFFENAELNTFIEKNPGTTEEYCQQTIAEKFAFEKRLVVSTLKQHAVYSLLTTPDKLSVDVINKYLEIKSRHLI